The nucleotide sequence GTCATTTCAAGTTAATCAcagattatattatatattggttttttttatatattatgctaatataatttattgttaatttgaaatgtaatgattttttttatttttaatcctatattcccaccaccaccaccatttAAGTTTTCAGCTCAAGTTACGCTAATTTACAGTTCAATTCTCAATCATAGCTAGCgtcattatatttaaatttttctgtttaattttataaaaaattcctaaatcTAGTACTTACACCACTCAATCATAGGTGGCgccattgtatttaaatttttctatttaattttctaaaaatccctagatctctagttacttttaatagcaacctaattttttttccccCAAACTTTGGTTGGTATCCCCCCTATACCTAATACATTGAGGCGTGACGTCACCGCAGGAGCAGCAGGAGCAACTTCCGGTCTAGAACCGGCATTCTTACACTACTACCCTTAGCGAGCCTGATAAGTAAAAACGTTGAGAAGCAAGTCCCCCCCCGCTTCTAACTTCACCACAACGGAAGGTGACGACCATGCGCAGTTCGTAAGACGTTTTTCCATGAACAATAAATAGGGTAAAAGGggtaaatccaactcaacttcgaataaatgttttctttggtttaaactcaCAAAGACTGAAAAAAGAGACGACTATGAGACATTGCGCGCGGTTTACGTTTGACGGGTAAATCCAACTTaacttcgaataaattttttctttggtttaaactcaCAGAGACGTCTACGAGACATTGCGCGCGGTTTACGTTTGACACGTTCGGTTTCTAAAGTAAAACTGACTGATTCCTCGCCGGCGGAAGTGTCAAGTGACATAGCGGCTGCAATAATGCTGACCAATCGAATAATTGAAGTAGTATAATAATGAGAGTTCTGGAGCGGAAGTTGCTCCCAGTGCAGGAAGTGACGTCACAGCGCGGGAAATTTGGTgggaaatttgaaattcaaaattcatgTGGCGCCATCTGGTGGTGTGTagttaaacttaaaaaaaggGTTGGTTTACCTGATGAGAGATAGATGGCGCAGCTTAAAATTTACCTGAtaattgatagatggcgcagCTTAAAATTTACCTGATGAACGATAGATGGTGCTGTCATCTTTTTAAGTTGGACCGGAAATTACTAACCATCgggtaatttaaatttacctgatGGGTGATAGGTGGcgctgttatatttttaaaatttaaattcaccTGATGGGCGATAGATGgctctgttatatttttaaaatttaaatttacctgatGGGAGGGATAGATGGCgtgcgaaaatttaaaatcatggaaaaaaatttggttggtagaaaaatataaacaaaaattatatgttaatacatttatcatttaatttttaaaacaaattttatgatacaattatggtttatgaaatttatataCATACAGATGAACATCAGGGTCATCGGTAGGAAATTTTTACGTTTCAGGTTTCTTGATGAAATccaataaatatacagggtgagttttACCGATGTCTTTTGCACCCTTATAAATTATGCACATTTTCCTGAGTTCGATGATTTCCTCGTCAGCAATATCTTCAGCGATGCGTCTTGGTAAAGAAATCATGAATCCAGCCTCCAACTCAAGTACCACGGACGGTCAAGAACACGTTTTAAGACGTTTCGCGCACTTAATTGGATATGGAGTGTCCGGTTGAAGCTCAGAAATTGACTCTTTCGGTAGGAAATTACACTGACCCAATTGACTTAGACGAGACATGGTTCGTTCCTTGAACAACTGTTTCgtagattaataataataaaacgtaaCTTGTTAGCTTACAAATAGCTGCCAAactgaataaattattaagaacATGTAATTATATGCTTGAAAAAAGATTAACGACGAGACATGGTGGCTCGTAAGACGTTTTTTTCCATGAACAATAGATAGGGTAAATTCATCCAACTcaacttcgaataaattttttctttagtttAAACTCACAAAGATCGTAAAAAAAACACAGAGACATTGCGCGCGGTTTACGTTTGACGCGTTCGGTTTCTAAAGTTAAACTGATTATGAATTACGCGATACAATGCTTTCCTCGTCGGGCGGAAGTGGTGTAAAATTACAACGCGGCGCATCGCCAAGGTGCAATACACCTCGCCGACGGAAGTGTCAAATTACCTAGCGGCTGCAATAATGCCGAGCAATGGAATAATTGACCTAAATGAAATGCTattgtataattaatattaaggaagtaaaaaaataatacaaattataaaattgttttaatgcattttcagtaacaaaaatgatgtacgtggaaaaaaatacatttaaataaaagacggaaaaggtttaaataatacaatttaattttctcaattaacccaatttaaatatattgacacattttaaaataaaaattacaaatagaTAAAACTCATTTACtcatttaattgaatttacaCGGATTGAATTGATGGCTGTAAGGTGAAatagaaacaacaaaatgatttgtttaagaaatacatttattattatttatttttttaagtcacTACATATCCTGGACCGCCCATCCCCATTACCTTGTTTGTACATCCtcaaacacaaaaaagaaaaaattaataataatattgtaaagcaaaagaaaaaaacaaggACTTACAATCAACCTCCTCCATCCGATTAATTATTACCCCTCGTGAAGTTGGAGACGGGGATCTGGGGCTATCATATAACCCCactatgaaaaaaatattgagaaaataaaataatactataaagcaaaataaaaaaaaaacgacttACGATCCCGCATTTCCATCTCGTCTATGATCCTCCTAATGTTGGAGGAGGatgaggaggaggaggaggaggatgaAGATTCATAACCATCTTCCTCACATTCCgctaagaaaaaagaaaaaaaataataataatattgtaaagcaaaagaaaaaaaaaacaaggacTTACAATCAACCTCTTCCATCCGATTAATTATTACCCCTCGTGAAGTTGGAGACGGGGATCTAGGGCTATCATATAACACCACTATGAAAAAAgattgagaaaataaaataatactataaagcaaaataaaaaaaaataacgactTACGATCCCGCATTTCCATCTCGTCGATGTTGGAGGAGGatgaggaggaggaggaggaggaggaggaggaggatgaagattcattatcatcatcCTCACATTCCgctaagaaaaaagaaaaaaattaataataatattgtaaagcaaaagaaaaaaaaacaaggacTTACAATCAACCTCCTCCATCCGATTAATTATTACCCCTCGTGAAGTTGGAGACGGGGATCTAGGGCTATCATATAACCCCactatgaaaaaatattgagaaaataaaataatactataaagcaaaataaaaaaaaataacgacgAGATCTAGGGAAATCTGTTTCAAATCCTCCACATTCCgctaaaaaggaaaaaaataaaaaataaattcgagAAACTTGttgtttataaattgttttaacgacTCGAAAGTTCAGGacttcaaaatttattgaaaatattgatgATATATTTTGCAAAACTTACCTACAACCACTTCCACCTCAAATTTGTATTTCCGGATGGTCATTGTACCATCCGGATTTTCTCTAACGTGGAGTAAATATTCAAGATCCATTTTAACTTACTTTAATAATGATAGATGAAAATGATCACATCGTATTTATACTTAATTTTTACGTAAAAGAGgggaaaaaatatttctcttttttatatattagacTAGCAACATAAAGATCGGATTCGGTTTATTACATGAAAAAGGATCCTAGAAACAATATGTATTGTTAccgtataaattgtaaattaaacagtttttgttattagaataGTGAGAAAGCATCAGATTTAGTTTATTACGGGAAATTGTATACCAATGACTtttgaatttcaataaaatattattccatCCGCTATCGATATAATTTGATCAGAAACTGATCTGTTTTATTCGACATATTCCTAAGCGGGAACTTAAGCGTGCGTATTCAAGCATCACAACTTAAATTTCATGcggttataatttaaatctatttttttaatttgtattatttgcaTTACAGCCAACTTAAATGTTAATACAGtcaattattttacatttaaacttttaattgatTGCGTCCTAAAATTGTAACTTAACACTTCGACAGCCGACTAATACCGAAACACACCGATCGGAGTAATCGGATCGTCACAGGAAATGTTAAGTTGCACAAAGAAAGAAACAACAAGTattgataattattataattaggaAATAACTTTTGATAATCATTAAGTCGAATATAATATAATCATCAGCTTCAACACCATGTTCCAATTAACAAAATGAGAGAATATCTCTTAACCACCCTCACGCCATTATATCTGTTTCAATATAGTATTTGTCACAAGGACTACTATATCAGGTAAAGATGTTACGAAAGCGATGGaaagtattttaaaggatGCAAACGTACTAACAAAAATCTTCAAACGGATCAAGAATAAAGTATCGGTGTTATAAGCGAACAAAGCGGTTGGTCAGATAAAATAGTGTagaattgttaataaaaagacataataaaacaaaatttttatattgtataaaccaattatataacaatatttttctttttcatttttccattttcacGTTGGTTTGCAATTTATGCGAGATATTTTATCTAAGGAACCTttaatttcatacaaattGAAAGTATTggataatttacattttagtgattacattgattttattatgaacCACCGAAaccttttcaatttaatattaaaaaatgaagaaatatataaaacttacttatttaattgaatttaagctGATTGAATTGAAGGTGAAATACAAACAACAGAATGATGtgtttaagaaatacatttattattattatttaatttttaaatatacataacttttattatacaattacatttaaaaaaatatatatacatacaGATGAACATCAGGGTCATCGGTCGGAAATTTATTACGTTTCATaagtaaaacataaattttataaaacaattaatatacATAAGTATGAACAATAGGGTATCAGATTACATATcagatttcttgaaaaaaaatttctagaaataacAGGTGTTATTGCTACATAAAATGCGAATTAtgcagtttttattattaaattaccgAAGTTAAGTAAAGTTCATTGCACCTCACCAACACTTGtttcaatttgtttaaattaaaataaatacattttttaaataagtttttataacattacatttatttaatatacttaATCTATATGAAATCAAATAatctaaatattaaaaatattgtgaaCCTCCGACATACTAATTACAAAAGGTATTAAAACTGTACAATAAAACTAtcaaacttaataattatatacttaaaattataGTAACATTACTTAACACGTTATACTACCCCAAGCTAGTGTATTAATTCcattatcacaaatatatcgCTTGGAGTCATTTGGTGAAagaaccaatttattttgtaatacagTAAATATACTGTgattaaaacttctaaataatgtttgttttttaaataaaactgattTGGAATTTAgacaatctaaataattttgaaaagagatGTGATGTTTAACAACAGCCTTCTTAACGCCTTTGGATTTTTTGGTAATCCGCCCATCAGCAACCCTATTAGCATATACCTTTGACCTCAAACCAACAAATTCGACCATTATATTTCCACAATTCTCATCTTTCATTTTACCTAAAATCGCTTTATTCTGCAAGGGTATGTCAAACCGATTATCGGGACTGTAGTTAGatgtgtcaaatttatttaaatttaacttcaCATCTCTATATATATCatcagaattaattaatacagtgaAACTATCGGTGTCCATATAGCACAACCGAACATCCTCGCCATATTTAGgttttaagaaatcataataaaaatcatacattaataattttgaatgttcTAAAACAGTAAAACCAACGTATACAGGTTTATCGTAAACGACATGAAGACGATCCATTTGAATTGCCGAAAACGTTTCTGTGAATactttaatacttttaaaatttaattttgctaTTAAACTCCGAGCTCCTAAACGAGGTCTACCTGCGGCTTTACCAGTATGCACATCATCCCAACTGGTCACTAATCTTACATCGACTCGCTTATCGACGTTTTCCATTGTCTTGCCGAATACAGAATTattcatcaatttaaaaaaatctttttcaaacGCATTCTTTGCGGATTGACGTAATTCCGTATTTTTATCGATGTAAGATTTCAACCACGCAGACTGTCTGAACGATAAAACtctattaattttgcaaactTTAAGACCGTGAGCAACAGCttgtttcaaatttctataatggatcacataatttttcttatcaaataaatttggaattaatCTCCTTTCACTTTCAGATCGATTAATGGGGGCAATTAAATTCTCAGCTAAAAACGGGAGATCGTTGTGTAAATCATGCAAAGCTGCAGGGTATTCAATATCTACGTCTAAAATATATCCAAAATCGGAATTATCgggtatattattaaaatctaatttttgtatGTCATTTTCACTCAGCcatttaaaattggaaacgGGCATAAATTGAGACATCGCCCACCCATACAAATTATTAGCGtcccaatacattaaaaagtttgacggtaaattgaggttataatcatccatatatttattattggcTTTAGCGGACCGTAGGGAGCATTGGGAAATGCCTCCACGGATacctttcttaataaaatggaTTTGATCTATATCCGtcaataattctaatttaattttggtaaatttcaacattgcATCCCAAGAAAGTCCTGGGGCAGTATAATAATGAGCGGGATCTAAATCGTAGGTTTTGAAGCAAACTTGtctgaatttttcaaatacagCAGCAAGTAAAAGGACATCAGTTTTTAGATACAAATCCgaataatcttttaaatttagacaattaaatttttcccaCACAGTTTGAGCATGGGAATACTGCTCATCGGTTATATCTTCAAATGATAGTTTGTTGAAAAAAGCGTTTTTAGGTGGCAATGAAGTTACGTTTAATTTATCGAGTGAATCCATATAACCGTAGGGGAATATTCCCTTCTTGCTCAATAATCTAAACTGATCATtgtgtggaaagaatttacgtatatttattaaatcaaattcgTCAAGGTTACCAGCTAAAGAATCTAATGATGAGGCCATAAACCTAAATGAATCTACAAAtcttagtttaaaaaaagtattttcctCCTCCACTTGAGCTTTATCGACTAATATCCGTTTACTGAAACTGatgtatttttctttattattaggtAATACATCAAGCCCATCTTCATCCGCATCAgccatttctttaataaataaatgacaatCGTAACCactaaaattatgaaaaaatattggaataaaattttgaagttgaaaatttaaattacaatttgtaTGAGCGGGCCCACGGTACCTACCGCTTATGTGACAATGATCGCGAACCTTAACCTGATCTGAAGTGAAAGGATTTTggcaaataaaacaattttcagcTGAATCGAAATTCCGTTGCTCATCGACCGTTAAAGGTAGCATTGGTTTTACGGATTTatagtatttattataaataaatttgacatcatcaattaatttagaGATAAAAACTTGAGGTGCATCAGGTCCCGCATACGTTTCAAACTTATTGAAGTTGGAATCAATGGTGGAAACGATATAGTACGCGAAACTATACGGTTGATGCATCTCAATTTTTTCCGTGAAAGACTTGGAGGAATGTGGTTCACAATGATCGAtcggttttaaaatcgattcaaaGTCAGCGTATATGACAAAAGGGACCATCTGAGTGAATTTATAGTTATTAAACTCTAAAATGTTCTGGGGGGTATATAAGCCGAAATAATTtggttttgattttaaatttgtggAGGGTACAACTGTCTTTGTATGATTACAATCGCTAATCTGATGCGCAGTTAAATGTTCAGCTGATGAAAATCGTGTTAAACAGCCATCACAAAGGTGTATAGAGCCGTTACGGTTCACACACTGGTTTGATATTAGCCtccaaagatttttaattaaaacgaaatgaCCTTTCCCGGattcatataaataaagtaaatttatatgaATATCACGTCTTTGTttggtaaaataaattggtcctTCCACCGAATAACTTTTTGATTCCTTAACTAATTCATAAAcattaatacttaaattatttaatttttccactTTAACAATATCTCTTACACTAATGGGGAATGTAATCCCTTGTAAATTAAGCACTTGGCTATAATGAGGGTAGCTCGAAGTCCGGTCTTGACTATATTTAGCGGGATGAAGAGCCGCCGTCAAACACCACGCTAGACATGCATCATCTtcatagtttttaatattgatgcACGCCTTTTTCTTAACGATTTCATGAGGTAAATGAATATATGATGACCCGGGAATAGGTTCAAATTTGTTGAGGTTTAACAGGAGGTAAGATATTGAGTGGAAAGCCCACCCAGACCCACGCTCCTGAAACTCCTCGCTTTGAGTTAAAATATCGCGAGTCATCTCATCATAAACCTCATTCAACATAGTAGATGAAgtgacaattttaaatttggtattaaaatttttctctgACGTTATGATTTCCTCATTACCATCATCATCAAACCCggacttaataaaattagctaataACTCAATCTGAGCTTTTATCGAACCATTCTCATTGAGATGTTGTTCAATCAGTTTATTAACTGTTTCACAACATTTCAATAGATATGACGGTATATCATCGTCAGATTGAGCTCCACTAATTTTATAGGAAACTACCCTATTTTTATAGCATGACATCATTTTTGCAACATTCTTATCGATTAATTCGGCATGCTGTGTTTGAAGATGAGTTTCAAGAGACGTAAGTGACGGTAAAAACTCACCGCAAACCTCGCATGCCTTACCTTTGTTCTTGGTAATTGAATGTGGTAGTAGTGTTGAGCCTCGACGGCGTTTAGTGGATGgtggtgatgatgatgatgatgatgaagaaccTCCCATCTCTAAATGCGATTGAGTTTCAATAGTTGATTGTGGCGGTGGTGCTTGAGTTGATGGTGGCGGTGATGTTTGAGTTGATGGTGGTGGCGGTGCTTGACGTTTGGATGTAATTGGTAATCCATGAAATAATCTTTGATGTTCATCCAATTTATCTCGCCTCGATAAACATTTTCCACACATCGAACAATCAAATTTGGATTGACCATGTTTACTTCGTACATGTCTGTCAAGATTACGTTTTAATGTAAAAGATGCTTGACAACGCTCgcaaataaacattttagagTTTGTAAATTTCGGAAATATCAAAACACTTGgtataaaagttttagataaaatagGTGAAACTACTACGATGTTATCACAACCGCGAACGAATGGTATTTGCGTTCCAGTACGTGATGAGCATACTCTAATACtcaaattacataaattagTATTGCTCGATCAAGGTCAAGTAAAGTCGAAGATTTCGGTATGTGACAGTATACTTCAGATGCACTGTCCGACCGTTACCGACTAATGCCGAAACACTCCGATCGGAGTAATCGACAGTTTAACCTGTTAATATtcaaattacataaattattattgttacataaaacgcaaattaagcggtttttattaaatcactCAGGTTAAGTAAAGTTCAATGCACTGTGGCAATCAGCGCGCAGCTGCAATAACGCTGACTAATAGACTTATTGGTACAATAGGTTATTTGCGAACGTCCCCGCACCCCGGAGTAAAGGACCCCCCCCCCCCCCGATACTTTGTTCATGATCCGTTTGAAGATTTTTTAGTACGATTGCAtcctttaaaaatactttccaTTGCTTTCGAAATATCTTTACCTGATATAGTATTGCTTTTGAACTTTAAGTTCAATTAAGTTGCACTAATGAAAGGATTATATAATCggtttatacaataaaaaatttatttgttttattatgatttttattttaactaattctattttttaaaaaatttttcatttcacaTTGTCATCCTCATTTACCACTATTTGAGTACAACAAGCTTGAAAGCCATCATCGTCATCCGGAAACGTGACTACTTTCCTCTTTTTAGTACTGTCTTGCTCTTCTTCTTGATCagcatcatcatcatcatcatcatcatcatcatcatcatcaacatCATTCAAATTAATTGCAACCATTCCTTTTTGTGatgttgatgatgatgatgatggtggtggtggtggttgTCTCTTGAGATTTTTTCGATGACTTTCAATTTGGGGGATTGCTCATCCCCATCAACACTTaaatcaaaaacttatttatgcATCACCGATGCCAACATCTGTACTTCCGTTTCATTTTCAACTCCCAGCCTCATATATTGCACTGGGAGGTTTCCGAACTTCCTCTTCAGCGTCTCATTTTTGGGTGTATACATTAGTGCGATGATCACGCAATTCCCCCTTGTTGCAACGCTTTTTAAACCATACCTAATTcagtattattaataaaggaaaaaaaagaaaaagaaacttacCGGGAGAACAGGTGTTTGCACACTACatgtaatgtttttattggCACATTCATTATGTCAGTACTGCTAACCAGCAAAGTGCATGGTGGTGtagacattttttcttttgttataaaattgaacTGTTGAAGGCTAAGTGCAGGTATGCTAATCGAACCGATTGAGAGACATTTATACGTTGAATAATTTGCTAATTAAGCATAAATGTATATATTAGAGAATTGtcaatttatgattttaaaaaatgctgaTTATCatggtttaataataaaattcaaatcCATTTCGAATGGTTAAGATGTAATTGTCATGGATTAAATTGGAATCGTGATCCGGATAACGAACACAACTTTCGGCTTATCGAAgcttatgaaataaaataattatgttattaaacttttaatttttttacttttaaatttctatttatctGTATTTATCGGTTGACGCAAAACGCTAATTaggaatatttcaaaaataatacaatttaccaattaacccaatttaaataatatatttaaacattttaaaataaaaactacaatgaaaataatacaaattataaaattgttttaataccTTTTCATTAAAGGATTTATCCCACCTGCAAAATTCATGAAGTCATTccattaagtaataataatttatttcagataAATTGCGCAAACAAAATtctcaaattaaatttgcattaaaatgcattaaaacaattttataatttgtattattttttttacttccttaatattaattatacaatAGCATTTCATTTAGGTCAATTATTCCATTGCTCAGCATTATTGCAGCCGCTAGGTAATTTGACACTTCCGTCGGCGAGGTGTATTGCACCTTGACGATGCGCCGCGTCGTAATTTTACACCACTTCCGCCCGGCGAGGAAAGCATTGTATCGCGTAACTCATAATCAGTTTTACTTTAGAAACCGAACGCGTTAAACGTAAACCGCGCGCAATGTctctgtgttttttttttacgatctttgtgagtttaaaccaaagaaaaaatttattcgaagttgAGTTGGATAAATTTACCCTATCTATTGTTCATGGAAAAAACGTCTTACGAGCTGCGCATGGCCTTCCGTTGTGGTGGAATTAGAAGCGAGGGGGTTTGCTTCTCaacgtttttcttttacttaCCCGGCTCGCTAAGGATATTACCGATCAAGAAGGTTACAAGATCAAtctatctaataataataataaaggataTTGGTAAACCGAAGCCAGCTcatataattgaatttgtaaaaaaagtaccataacattaaggtttttattattttttaactatttattatgtaatgtttattattataaaaaaaaaatgtttattaatacttttattgggTTGATTGGGGGGGGGgggaaattaaattgtgttattattatttttccgGAATATTCCCAAGTTCCTGCCTACCGATGACCCTGATCTGTTCATCTGtatataaatttcttaaaccataattgtatcataaaatttgttttaaaaattaaataataaatgtattaacatataattgttgtttatatttttctatcaaccaaatttttttccatgattttaaattttcgcacGCCATCTATCCCCCATCaggtaaatataaattttaaaaatataacaacacCATCTATCGTCCatcaggtaaatttaaattttaaaaatataacagtgCCATCTATCACCCATCAGGTAAACAACTCCCTTTTTAGTTTCTCTACACACCACCAGATGGCGCCAcatg is from Onthophagus taurus isolate NC chromosome 8, IU_Otau_3.0, whole genome shotgun sequence and encodes:
- the LOC139431360 gene encoding uncharacterized protein, whose product is MFICERCQASFTLKRNLDRHVRSKHGQSKFDCSMCGKCLSRRDKLDEHQRLFHGLPITSKRQAPPPPSTQTSPPPSTQAPPPQSTIETQSHLEMGGSSSSSSSSPPSTKRRRGSTLLPHSITKNKGKACEVCGEFLPSLTSLETHLQTQHAELIDKNVAKMMSCYKNRVVSYKISGAQSDDDIPSYLLKCCETVNKLIEQHLNENGSIKAQIELLANFIKSGFDDDGNEEIITSEKNFNTKFKIVTSSTMLNEVYDEMTRDILTQSEEFQERGSGWAFHSISYLLLNLNKFEPIPGSSYIHLPHEIVKKKACINIKNYEDDACLAWCLTAALHPAKYSQDRTSSYPHYSQVLNLQGITFPISVRDIVKVEKLNNLSINVYELVKESKSYSVEGPIYFTKQRRDIHINLLYLYESGKGHFVLIKNLWRLISNQCVNRNGSIHLCDGCLTRFSSAEHLTAHQISDCNHTKTVVPSTNLKSKPNYFGLYTPQNILEFNNYKFTQMVPFVIYADFESILKPIDHCEPHSSKSFTEKIEMHQPYSFAYYIVSTIDSNFNKFETYAGPDAPQVFISKLIDDVKFIYNKYYKSVKPMLPLTVDEQRNFDSAENCFICQNPFTSDQVKVRDHCHISGRYRGPAHTNCNLNFQLQNFIPIFFHNFSGYDCHLFIKEMADADEDGLDVLPNNKEKYISFSKRILVDKAQVEEENTFFKLRFVDSFRFMASSLDSLAGNLDEFDLINIRKFFPHNDQFRLLSKKGIFPYGYMDSLDKLNVTSLPPKNAFFNKLSFEDITDEQYSHAQTVWEKFNCLNLKDYSDLYLKTDVLLLAAVFEKFRQVCFKTYDLDPAHYYTAPGLSWDAMLKFTKIKLELLTDIDQIHFIKKGIRGGISQCSLRSAKANNKYMDDYNLNLPSNFLMYWDANNLYGWAMSQFMPVSNFKWLSENDIQKLDFNNIPDNSDFGYILDVDIEYPAALHDLHNDLPFLAENLIAPINRSESERRLIPNLFDKKNYVIHYRNLKQAVAHGLKVCKINRVLSFRQSAWLKSYIDKNTELRQSAKNAFEKDFFKLMNNSVFGKTMENVDKRVDVRLVTSWDDVHTGKAAGRPRLGARSLIAKLNFKSIKVFTETFSAIQMDRLHVVYDKPVYVGFTVLEHSKLLMYDFYYDFLKPKYGEDVRLCYMDTDSFTVLINSDDIYRDVKLNLNKFDTSNYSPDNRFDIPLQNKAILGKMKDENCGNIMVEFVGLRSKVYANRVADGRITKKSKGVKKAVVKHHISFQNYLDCLNSKSVLFKKQTLFRSFNHSIFTVLQNKLVLSPNDSKRYICDNGINTLAWGSITC